One window of Biomphalaria glabrata chromosome 6, xgBioGlab47.1, whole genome shotgun sequence genomic DNA carries:
- the LOC106063880 gene encoding beta-1,4-N-acetylgalactosaminyltransferase bre-4-like isoform X2: MRIKRNRTYTEICVFGGCFLLVFLSVAQIIVFSHRAKNAVGLVRSNVEREVPMPEPIATSRSVPPALQKPTPKARGRARAQMEVRELEKALAKLMRESSMTPDEAYTKYQNDLYVRRVQNIIIGMKDRMPKEKSNVSQPLIAPGRENFRETNSTVPYGVPFSFKRSTPDPGDNSVDGGVRAHHFHDFDQAEVKELKSLLSQDNFTVSHEYEDNYYKVKSQFKEGTELFVDEDKLKGESQGRLNVCPKEPASLVGNTTDVNLNISVNIDVINELHSDVRMGGEWRPPSCISRHRVAIIIPYRDRWNHLKVLLHYLIPTLKRQQIHFRIFVVEQYGNETFNKGRIMNAAFREALQLFDFQCVTFHDVDLVPEDDRNMYSCTEQPKHMSISIDKFQYTLPYQGLVGGVLMFRTDHFQLVNGYSNMYWGWGAEDDDMTTRILHRGLRIYRPPSNIARYKMVKHEGRKGSEVAVRMKLLRSAARRSKLEGLNNVQYKLVSTQIRELFTHFIVDIGTP, translated from the exons ATGAGAATTAAAAGAAACCGGACCTACACAGAGATATGCGTATTCGGAGGCTGCTTCCTTCTCGTCTTCCTCTCCGTGGCTCAGATCATCGTCTTCAGCCACCGGGCCAAGAATGCAGTGGGCCTGGTTCGCTCAAACGTGGAAAGGGAGGTACCGATGCCCGAGCCGATTGCGACGAGCAGGAGCGTTCCGCCCGCTCTCCAGAAACCTACACCCAAGGCTAGAGGTCGGGCCAGGGCACAGATGGAGGTCCGCGAGTTGGAGAAAGCGCTAGCGAAGCTGATGCGAGAGAGTTCGATGACGCCGGACGAGGCGTATACGAAATACCAGAACGACCTGTATGTCAGGCGCGTACAGAACATTATCATTGGCATGAAGGATCGAATGCCGAAAGAAAAATCCAACGTCTCTCAACCCCTTATAGCCCCCGGTCGCGAGAACTTCCGGGAAACAAACTCGACGGTGCCTTATGGAGTCCCCTTCTCCTTTAAGCGATCGACGCCTGACCCGGGCGACAACAGCGTCGACGGCGGCGTCAGAGCTCACCACTTTCACGACTTTGACCAGGCCGAAGTGAAAGAACTGAAGTCGCTCCTATCCCAGGATAACTTCACCGTATCCCACGAGTACGAGGATAACTACTACAAAGTGAAGTCTCAGTTCAAAGAAGGAACGGAGCTGTTTGTGGACGAGGATAAGCTGAAGGGTGAGAGCCAGGGGCGACTGAACGTCTGCCCGAAGGAGCCCGCGTCTTTAG TTGGTAACACCACTGACGTCAACCTGAACATCTCCGTCAACATTGACGTCATAAACGAGCTGCACAGTGACGTCAGGATGGGCGGGGAGTGGAGGCCGCCCTCGTGCATATCGCGCCACCGGGTGGCCATCATCATACCGTACAGGGACCGCTGGAACCACCTCAAAGTCCTGCTGCACTACCTCATCCCCACCCTCAAGCGTCAGCAGATCCACTTCCGGATATTTGTAGTCGAGCAG tATGGAAATGAAACATTCAACAAAGGGCGCATCATGAATGCAGCCTTTCGAGAGGCTCTGCAGCTGTTTGACTTCCAGTGTGTAACCTTCCATGATGTTGACCTAGTGCCTGAGGATGATAGAAACATGTATTCTTGTACAGAACAACCCAAACACATGTCCATTAGCATAGATAAATTTCAGTATAC ACTTCCATATCAAGGGCTTGTTGGAGGTGTTCTGATGTTTAGAACTGACCACTTTCAGCTTGTCAATGGCTACTCCAACATGTACTGGGGCTGGGGAGCTGAGGATGATGACATGACTACCAGAATTCTCCACAGAGGTTTACGAATCTACCGTCCACCTAGCAATATAGCCAGGTACAAGATGGTCAAGCATGAGGGCCGCAAAGGTTCAGAAGTAGCTGTCAG AATGAAATTACTTAGATCAGCCGCTAGAAGGAGCAAGCTGGAAGGTCTGAACAACGTCCAGTATAAACTAGTGTCCACTCAGATTAGAGAACTTTTTACACATTTCATAGTGGATATAGGAACACCTTGA